The following are encoded in a window of Nitrospinota bacterium genomic DNA:
- a CDS encoding LysR family transcriptional regulator has product MTWLNYHHLYYFWITAKEGSISSASRMLRVGQPTISTSIKNLEESLNQSLFNRKGRGLHLTEAGKVVLDYANQIFSLGNELVEVIADKTFSKRTHVHFGALDSVPKSLVQSLIHSAQKIAPCTITVLEGGGGDYLFKELQAHRIDLVISNFPPTIGDSKQYFSRLLAKIPITVFSTKKYQPLKRNFPASLQDQPFIMPSLHSKLRHDLNHFFQINKVTIDVIIETQDTSIQKILGIEGMGLVPLPDFAGKELVKEGKLIKIGSLQGITEDFWLISSPRKFSNPIAETLMKNFDWKI; this is encoded by the coding sequence ATGACTTGGCTGAACTATCACCACCTCTATTACTTTTGGATTACCGCAAAAGAAGGAAGTATCAGTAGCGCATCGAGGATGCTGAGAGTCGGACAACCGACTATCAGCACCTCAATCAAAAATTTAGAAGAGTCTTTAAATCAAAGCCTGTTTAACCGAAAGGGGCGAGGTCTTCACCTTACGGAAGCTGGAAAGGTTGTTTTGGATTATGCCAATCAAATATTCTCCCTGGGCAACGAACTTGTGGAGGTGATAGCGGATAAAACTTTTTCTAAACGAACTCACGTTCACTTTGGGGCTCTGGATAGCGTGCCTAAAAGTCTCGTTCAATCACTGATCCACTCTGCGCAAAAAATTGCACCCTGCACAATTACCGTTCTCGAAGGAGGAGGAGGAGATTATCTATTCAAAGAACTTCAAGCGCATCGAATCGATCTGGTTATCTCAAATTTTCCACCCACCATTGGCGACTCAAAACAATATTTCTCCCGGCTTTTAGCAAAAATTCCTATTACAGTTTTTTCAACAAAAAAATATCAGCCCTTGAAACGGAATTTCCCAGCATCACTCCAGGACCAGCCGTTCATCATGCCATCACTCCATAGCAAACTTCGCCATGATCTGAACCACTTTTTTCAAATCAATAAGGTTACCATCGATGTGATCATCGAAACTCAGGATACCAGCATTCAAAAAATACTTGGAATCGAGGGAATGGGTTTGGTTCCCTTGCCGGATTTTGCCGGCAAGGAACTTGTCAAAGAGGGTAAACTCATTAAAATTGGGAGCCTGCAAGGGATAACAGAGGATTTTTGGCTGATTTCAAGTCCCCGAAAATTTTCTAATCCGATTGCCGAGACCTTGATGAAAAATTTTGACTGGAAAATTTAA
- a CDS encoding HAMP domain-containing protein — MADIIRIRSGEEWNLANHLVSTQAAPIAFRIKELLNDMTAVQERLLENDVEEISTRTHFLIVLLVALFITAALISGVLCANISRSISEPLLEICKLADELAHGNFKGKRLPVTSQNELGTLSQSFNQLLDRLQEEKPHSKD, encoded by the coding sequence TTGGCAGATATTATCCGTATCCGATCTGGAGAGGAGTGGAACCTGGCCAATCATTTGGTGAGTACCCAGGCCGCACCCATCGCATTCCGAATTAAAGAACTCTTGAATGATATGACTGCGGTTCAGGAACGATTACTGGAAAATGATGTTGAAGAAATTTCCACCAGAACTCATTTCCTGATCGTTCTTTTGGTGGCATTATTTATTACGGCGGCACTGATCAGCGGCGTATTGTGCGCAAACATCTCTCGTTCGATCAGCGAGCCCCTCCTGGAGATTTGTAAGTTGGCAGATGAACTCGCGCATGGAAATTTTAAGGGGAAACGCCTGCCAGTTACTTCTCAAAATGAATTGGGTACCCTGAGCCAAAGTTTCAACCAACTTTTGGACCGGTTGCAGGAAGAGAAACCACATTCAAAAGATTGA
- a CDS encoding SulP family inorganic anion transporter — translation MSSDATEIPKGNLHGFKTHAKSDILSGFLVFLIALPLCLGISLASGYPAVSGIFTAIIGGLVATFLSNSELTIKGPAAGLIVIALGCVRDFGYTGGVDPVQDYQAYRLALGVGVVAGVYQIIMGFFRVGILVKLFPKAAIHGLLASIGIIIIAKQFPVLMGLNPQGPPLELLAGIPSFILNMNPKVGFIGIMGLALVVGYNYITNPKLKIIPAPMMMLLIIVPMGIFLGIGLEGSYTFNNQIYELGPSFLVNVPVNLLNAMAFPDFSGVTTETGIKYTVLFAIIGSLEGILSAKAIDEIDPWGRKTNLDRDLLATGTANTLSAFIGGLPMISEIVRSKANIDNGAKTRFANFYHGMFLLICVALIPGIINQIPLAALAALLVITGFRLASPHEFISIYREGKDQFIIFISTIFGVLATDLLKGLAIGIGVRVIIHFIRGGSIFRLNAKIIPERDQSITVFLRGPIVFSSWIPLRKQLQRFFEDGKRVTLDITETQLVDRRVMSKIDEWKKKFKENGLELSVRAKKTSIDE, via the coding sequence ATGTCCTCCGACGCTACTGAAATTCCCAAGGGGAATCTTCATGGGTTTAAAACCCATGCCAAAAGCGATATCCTTTCTGGCTTTTTAGTTTTTCTTATTGCACTGCCGCTGTGCTTGGGAATTTCTCTGGCTTCAGGATATCCCGCGGTGTCTGGCATCTTTACTGCCATTATTGGCGGATTAGTTGCCACCTTCCTTAGCAATTCAGAGCTTACGATTAAAGGACCTGCTGCCGGTTTGATTGTTATTGCATTGGGTTGCGTAAGGGATTTTGGTTATACGGGAGGGGTGGACCCTGTGCAGGACTATCAGGCGTATCGCTTGGCACTAGGTGTTGGGGTTGTGGCGGGGGTATATCAAATTATAATGGGGTTTTTTCGCGTAGGAATCCTTGTAAAGCTTTTCCCTAAGGCGGCGATTCACGGTTTACTGGCCTCCATTGGAATTATCATTATCGCAAAACAATTTCCTGTATTGATGGGGTTGAATCCACAAGGCCCTCCTTTAGAATTACTCGCTGGTATTCCTTCCTTTATATTAAACATGAATCCCAAAGTTGGGTTTATTGGAATTATGGGTCTTGCCCTTGTGGTCGGTTATAACTATATAACAAATCCCAAATTGAAAATTATTCCTGCACCCATGATGATGTTATTGATAATTGTTCCAATGGGAATATTTTTGGGAATTGGCCTGGAGGGGTCTTATACGTTCAATAACCAAATTTACGAATTAGGTCCAAGTTTTTTAGTCAATGTTCCAGTTAATTTACTGAATGCCATGGCCTTTCCGGATTTTTCTGGAGTAACCACGGAGACAGGAATTAAATACACGGTTTTATTTGCGATCATTGGAAGTTTGGAAGGCATTTTAAGTGCAAAGGCTATTGATGAGATCGATCCGTGGGGTCGAAAAACAAATCTGGATAGAGACCTGTTAGCCACCGGTACAGCTAATACCCTGTCGGCTTTCATTGGTGGATTGCCAATGATTTCTGAAATTGTTCGAAGTAAAGCCAATATTGACAATGGAGCCAAAACCCGGTTTGCCAATTTTTACCACGGGATGTTTTTGCTCATCTGCGTTGCCTTGATCCCAGGAATCATTAATCAAATCCCCCTAGCTGCATTGGCAGCGTTATTGGTCATCACAGGATTTCGCCTGGCCTCTCCTCATGAGTTTATATCTATATATCGTGAGGGAAAAGACCAGTTTATTATTTTTATATCGACCATTTTCGGTGTACTTGCTACGGATCTTTTGAAGGGATTAGCAATTGGGATTGGAGTCAGGGTTATCATCCATTTTATTCGTGGGGGCTCCATCTTTAGATTGAATGCCAAGATCATTCCTGAAAGGGATCAGTCAATCACGGTTTTTTTACGAGGCCCCATAGTTTTTAGTTCGTGGATTCCTCTACGAAAACAACTTCAACGTTTCTTTGAAGATGGGAAGCGGGTCACCCTGGATATTACCGAAACGCAACTCGTTGACCGTAGGGTCATGTCTAAGATTGACGAATGGAAAAAGAAATTCAAGGAAAACGGTCTTGAGTTGTCAGTGCGAGCCAAAAAGACATCCATCGATGAGTGA